The Allocoprobacillus halotolerans nucleotide sequence TGATACATAATATAGTTCTCCTTTCGCTTTCCATTGTATCATACGGACTTTTTAAACAAAAGTAACTATGTAATTTATTAGTGTATTTCTATTTGTGGCGTCTGCTTATGACACAAGAATACACATTTTCTACATCGAATACATTTTTGAGGGGTAATAACCGTTTTCGTCATTTTTTGTTTTGAAAAGGCGGATACAGAATTGTTAAAACTCTGCACTCGCCTGATTCATCAGTTCTTACAGTACCTTCTTATTGTCAGCACCGGGAGTAGTAACAATAACTTTTTCTGGATCAATAATCAATGCCCCCTTTGCTGTAGCTGCTCCATTGAACATTTTTTCTACCATAGCCTTAAAGGTATCGACAACGGCACCTTCGGTCACATATTCAGCCGTTCCTTTAATCTGATAACCTTCCAAATTCTGTGGGTCATAAACAGAAATAGCAATTTTACCATTGCTGGCTTTGATGTTATTTAATGTAGTTTCCAGAAACACATCACCCACAACCAGCTTACCATCCTCTGTTACATCTTTAAAGGCAACCGGAACAACATTCGGCTCGCCATCTGCACAAGTTGCTAAATCCCACATACCTTCTTTTAACAGCTTCAAAACACTCTCATTCATTTTTTGAATTACCTCCAAATTTGATTTCGTACTCTTTTATTTGAGCTATGCTCATTATAAGAAAATAACTTATGCCAAACAAGATATTAGCAAATTTATGAGTTACTCATAAATTTCATAGTATTATTTTTCTGTAAGATACGGAATAATGGGAGCTGTTAATCAAATTCTTGTGTGTTACTTTATGACATATGAACATTTGCTCAAGGCACACATTCACTATATACAGATATACAGCAAGGTTCTTTCAAAAATGGTGTAGTAGTGGTGTAGTAAACGCCTTTATCTGCCACAGAATCATTGATTTTACAGGCTTTTTCGGGACTTTTCAAGATATTGCCGTGACATCAAAATATTTTTAACAGTGACATCACTATTTTTTGATTTATTTAACTTTTTGTATTTTTTCTTTGTTCATTTAACTGTATAAAAAAAGAAATAAGCTATAGAAAAGAAAAATCATAAAATAACAACTTATTCTAACTCACTGACTATTATAAAACTTTGCAAACAAACAAAAATTTGATAATAAAATATGCCCTTGATTCACCCTTTAAAATCAAAGCACATATCAAAAATACCTATTTCAATTGTCTTATTCCTTATAAAAACAATCATTTATAATAATCAAATATGAATAAACATTTCTATAAAACAGCATAAGTAATAGGTTTACATACGATTCAATCAATTCTTGTAAAAAGGAAATGATGTAAGAATTCAGGCATATAATTTGAATATACACAAAAAGATAGTTGATGAATTGACTTATATTTCATAAAGGAGGTTATCTCAAAATGTCTACACTTCATTCCATTGAGTTATTTGAAAAAATCCTAATATAAAGAAAGAATTTCCGCTTTTAATCTTAGATATCAATAATAATCACTACATCCCACCAATATTAAAATTTCATGAAATGCACTGGCACGAAGATATTCAAATCACTTATGTTATCCATGGTACTATTCAAGTTCAAACCCTTGACCATTCTCTTGAAGTTCAAGTTGGTCAAGCTATTTTCATCAACAAAAAAATCTTGCATCAGATTACAGAAATCAAAGATACACACTATCGTTCCTTTCTTTTCCCGATATGTTTATGCAATTCTATCAAGATTCTTCCGTTTTTCATCAAGTCTGCACATTTTTAAATCAACATTTTACAAGCAATCTTATTAAAGATAAAGCGACTATCCAAATCATTCAACAAATCAATGATTTTGCCTTTTGTCAAAAAAATCCATTCTATATCTATCAAATGCTTATTTATATAAATCAGCTAATGCTTAAACTCATGCAAACACTACCTGTTTCTACCAAACCATTTTCCAGTGACCAAAATTTAAGCATTCAAAAATGTTTAAGCTATATTCATATCCACTATCAAGAAGATATCACATCGAATGATATCGCTACTTATGGTGATATCTCTGCAGGTTATTGCGGTAGATTTTTTCAAAAAACATTAAAAACATCACCGTATGAATATCTGATTGATTTTCGTATTCAAAAAAGTTTAGAGCTAATGACTACACCACATTATACCATTACCCAGATTGCCACTTCTGTTGGTTTTAATAGTGTTTCTCATTTTATTCAATGCTTTAAGAAAAAATTAAAGATGACACCTAAACAATATCAAAAACAAATATCTCGTTGATAATAAAAGTTCCTCACGGAACTTTTATTTTTCTATATCAACTTTTGGCAATGTTAAAGATACTAGTAAGGAAATCAATGCAATCCCTGCAATTGTATATAATGTCATAGATAAACCTTGATAATCTCCAATCAAACCAAGAGCTGGACAAAGAATCACACCTACTGAAACGGCTAATCTTAATGTTACACCAGAAGCAAATCCAGTATGATGAGGTAAATACTGCTGTCCTAATACAACCATTGGATTATATGATAAACTTTCAGCAATAGCCAGTGGTACAAGCATCATCATTGCAAAAAATATATGCGAAGTCATCGTAAAAATGATTAAACTTAGAAAGAAAATCACAAATGATATAGTAATTATTTTTTGATAACCAAAACGATCTGCCAGAGAGCCTCCTATCAATGCAGCTATAGCACCAATCGCAAAATAAAGACTTAATGCCATATTTCCAAATGATTCATTTTGATGCAAATTTTGAATAAAATACAAGGCTAAAAAAGTACTCATCCCATTAGTAATGATAGAATGACCAAACACAGTAATACATAACTTGATAAATACACCCCATTGATCTTGACCCATATTCTTTTGATTATCATCACTTTTTTCTTCGGCAACTCTTTGTTCACCTAATTCCTTAAAATCTTTCAAAAATAAAGATGAAATCGTTCCAAAAATAAATGATGGCAACAAAAATATTAAAGTTCCCTTCATACCAAATAACATGATTGAAGATGAACTCAAAAT carries:
- a CDS encoding pyridoxamine 5'-phosphate oxidase family protein, which produces MNESVLKLLKEGMWDLATCADGEPNVVPVAFKDVTEDGKLVVGDVFLETTLNNIKASNGKIAISVYDPQNLEGYQIKGTAEYVTEGAVVDTFKAMVEKMFNGAATAKGALIIDPEKVIVTTPGADNKKVL
- a CDS encoding cupin domain-containing protein; this translates as MHWHEDIQITYVIHGTIQVQTLDHSLEVQVGQAIFINKKILHQITEIKDTHYRSFLFPICLCNSIKILPFFIKSAHF
- a CDS encoding helix-turn-helix transcriptional regulator, whose translation is MQFYQDSSVFHQVCTFLNQHFTSNLIKDKATIQIIQQINDFAFCQKNPFYIYQMLIYINQLMLKLMQTLPVSTKPFSSDQNLSIQKCLSYIHIHYQEDITSNDIATYGDISAGYCGRFFQKTLKTSPYEYLIDFRIQKSLELMTTPHYTITQIATSVGFNSVSHFIQCFKKKLKMTPKQYQKQISR
- a CDS encoding MFS transporter produces the protein MEKYYQYVLALGHACSDINQGALSAVLPFIIASYHYDYITAAMLVTLSNIFGSLVQLVFGHLADKKNKPYIMALGVLLAGGRMALTGLISHFYGLCLAVIIGGIGVAMFHPQAAQLVSLSSDQNKQGKGVSIFSFGGKIGSTLGPILSSSSIMLFGMKGTLIFLLPSFIFGTISSLFLKDFKELGEQRVAEEKSDDNQKNMGQDQWGVFIKLCITVFGHSIITNGMSTFLALYFIQNLHQNESFGNMALSLYFAIGAIAALIGGSLADRFGYQKIITISFVIFFLSLIIFTMTSHIFFAMMMLVPLAIAESLSYNPMVVLGQQYLPHHTGFASGVTLRLAVSVGVILCPALGLIGDYQGLSMTLYTIAGIALISLLVSLTLPKVDIEK